A window of the Brachyhypopomus gauderio isolate BG-103 chromosome 14, BGAUD_0.2, whole genome shotgun sequence genome harbors these coding sequences:
- the LOC143475427 gene encoding uncharacterized protein LOC143475427 yields the protein MTSIEAKCDRCWYKRSPVPLLSTPELSESVAEGALLSDQQPMEGVLVVKVHLEESHTQGGVTHTGRSHPTQGGVTPHREESPTQGGVTHTGRSHPTQGIVTPHREESPTQGGVTHTHQEEIPTHTGRSHSHREESLTQGGVTHTGRSHPTPGGVTHTGRSHPHREESPHTRRSHPHTPGGDTHPHREESLTQGGVTHTGRSHPHREESPTQGGVTQHREESPTQGGVTHTGRSHPHREESPTQGGVTHTHQEEIPTHTRRRYPPTQGGVTHTGRSHTHREESLTHQEESLTLGGVTQHRQESHTQGGVTHTGRSHPHRQESHTQAGVTHTGRSHPTPAPPALPRSSLKASSALLKTTLPLKCSATLTPFS from the exons ATGACTTCAATTGAGGCCAAG TGTGATCGCTGTTGGTACAAACGATCTCCTGTACCTCTCCTTTCTACACCTGAGCTGTCGGAGTCTGTTGCTGAAGGTGCTCTGCTGTCCGACCAACAGCCCATGGAGGGG GTGCTGGTGGTGAAAGTTCACTTGgaggagtcacacacacagggaggagtCACCCACACAGGGAGGAGTCACCCCACACAGGGAGGAGTCACCCCACACCGGGAGGAGTCACCCACACAGGGAGGAGTCACCCACACGGGGAGGAGTCACCCCACACAGGGAATAGTCACCCCACACCGGGAGGAGTCACCCACACAGGGAGgagtcacccacacacaccaggaggAGATACCCACCCACACAGGGAGGAGTCACTCACACAGGGAGGAGTCACTCACACAGGGAGGAGTCACCCACACAGGGAGGAGTCACCCAACACCGGGAGGAGTCACCCACACAGGGAGGAGTCACCCACACCGGGAGGAGTCACCCCACACCAGGAGgagtcacccacacacaccaggaggAGATACCCACCCACACAGGGAGGAGTCACTCACACAGGGAGGAGTCACTCACACAGGGAGGAGTCACCCACACAGGGAGGAGTCACCCACACAGGGAGGAGTCACCCAACACCGGGAGGAGTCACCCACACAGGGAGGAGTCACCCACACAGGGAGGAGTCACCCACACCGGGAGGAGTCACCCACACAGGGAGgagtcacccacacacaccaggaggagatacccacacacaccaggaggAGATACCCACCCACACAGGGAGGAGTCACCCACACAGGgaggagtcacacacacagggaggagtcactcacacaccaggAGGAGTCACTCACACTGGGAGGAGTCACCCAACACCGGcaggagtcacacacacagggaggagtcacacacacagggaggagtCACCCACACAGGcaggagtcacacacacaggcaggagtcacacacactgggagGAGTCACCCCACACCGGCCCCTCCAGCTCTCCCTCGCTCCTCATTAAAGGCCAGCTCTGCATTATTGAAGACAACACTGCCTTTAAAGTGCAGCGCCACTCTCACTCCCTTTTCCTGA